Proteins from one Tenrec ecaudatus isolate mTenEca1 chromosome 8, mTenEca1.hap1, whole genome shotgun sequence genomic window:
- the HSPBAP1 gene encoding HSPB1-associated protein 1, whose amino-acid sequence MAAGPGATTATAAGAAGDEGEYVKPFTPEKAKDIIMSLQQPAVFCNMVCDWPARHWNAKHLSEVLGGKPVRFRMGMKNTDPAPQFETTCSYVEATLEEFLSWNCEQSAGSGPFRDYDHSQFWAYADYKYFVSLFEDKTDVFQDVMWADFGFAGRTGRESTLWIGSLGAHTPCHLDSYGCNLVLQVQGRKRWHLFPPEDTPRLYPTRIPYEESSVFSRVNVVHPDLRHFPRFREARRHTVTLGPGQVLFVPRHWWHYVESIDPVTVSINSWIELEEDHQARVEEAITRVLVCALKTAEDPNNTKAWLNPTEVEDISHETNCRYLNGAVSALVDHYRTSEEGAARASATNGECATRGTLDGQASGEVGQPPSQRLPVGTAEQSTASLFGPNLIPVTPSAKEPSRARGDMFEIDRKDFVPGDGEHSGESRCTKRQRTMCTDEHAIAGQTASNRLAAPSTFISTDDLLDCLVNPQVTRIVAQLLIQGRTL is encoded by the exons GTGAATATGTCAAACCTTTTACACCAGAGAAAGCAAAAGACATTATCATGTCTTTACAACAGCCTGCCGTCTTCTGTAACATGGTTTGTGATTGGCCAGCACGACACTGGAATGCGAAACACCTTTCCGAGGTCCTTGGTGGAAAGCCAGTAAGATTCAGAATGGGAATGAAAAACACGGATCCAG CTCCTCAGTTTGAAACTACATGCAGTTACGTGGAAGCCACGCTCGAAGAGTTTCTGAGCTGGAACTGTGAGCAGTCTGCTGGTTCTGGACCATTTCGGGATTATGATCATTCCCAATTCTGGGCTTATGCTGACTATAAATATTTTGTCAGTCTATTTGAAGACAAGACAGATGTCTTCCAG GATGTGATGTGGGCTGACTTTGGGTTTGCTGGAAGAACTGGACGGGAAAGTACATTGTGGATTGGCTCCCTGGGGGCTCACACACCCTGTCATCTGGACTCCTACGGGTGCAACCTCGTTCTTCAGGTACAAGGAAg GAAACGGTGGCACCTCTTTCCCCCTGAAGACACTCCTCGCCTGTACCCAACCAGAATCCCTTACGAAGAGTCCAGTGTGTTCAGCAGGGTCAATGTTGTCCATCCCGACCTAAGACATTTCCCACGCTTCCGGGAAGCTCGGAGACACACAGTGACACTGGGCCCAGGACAG GTGCTGTTTGTCCCCCGACACTGGTGGCATTATGTGGAATCCATTGACCCTGTCACTGTCAGTATAAACTCATGGATTGAACTG GAAGAGGACCACCAAGCTCGGGTCGAAGAGGCCATCACACGGGTGCTTGTCTGTGCGCTGAAAACCGCGGAGGATCCTAAcaacaccaaagcctggttgaacCCCACGGAG GTTGAGGACATATCCCACGAGACCAACTGTCGCTACTTAAATGGAGCCGTTTCAGCCCTTGTTGATCATTACAGAACATCCGAGGAAGGTGCCGCGCGGGCATCAGCAACAAACGGAGAATGCGCCACAAGAGGAACGTTGGATGGGCAGGCCTCCGGGGAGGTGGGCCAGCCACCCAGCCAGCGCTTACCCGTGGGAACTGCAGAGCAGAGCACAGCAAGTCTGTTTGGGCCCAATCTGATTCCTGTAACACCAAGTGCCAAAGAGCCATCCAGGGCAAGAGGAGACATGTTTGAAATAGACAGGAAAGACTTTGTCCCCGGAGATGGTGAACACTCGGGGGAATCACGGTGTACCAAGAGGCAGCGGACCATGTGTACAGACGAGCATGCGATTGCGGGACAAACTGCTTCAAATCGCCTTGCAGCCCCTTCAACGTTCATTTCCACAGACGACTTGCTGGACTGCCTGGTGAACCCACAGGTAACCAGGATAGTGGCTCAACTTTTGATACAAGGAAGAACTTTGTGA